Proteins encoded together in one Astatotilapia calliptera chromosome 7, fAstCal1.2, whole genome shotgun sequence window:
- the sema3ab gene encoding semaphorin-3ab — MGFFWGSIMLLCGVALLNTGGSGAQKTKNNVPRLKLSYKDMLESNNLVTFEGLPNSSAYHTFLLDEEKGRLVVGAKDHIFSFNLLNISKEFAQIPWPASSTRRDECKWAGKDLSRECSNFVKVLQPFNQTHVYVCGTGAFHPVCSYLDVGKKSEDSVFRLEPHVENGRGKSPYDPKLLTASMLIDGELYAGTSADFMGRDFAIFRTLGKHHPIRTEQHDSRWLNDPRFLGIHLISESDNPEDDKIYLFFRENAIDGEHTGKATHARVGQLCKNDLGGHRSLVNKWTTFLKARLICSVPGNNGIDTHFDELQDVFLMSTKDPKSPVVYAVFTTSSNIFKGSAVCMYSMTDIRRVFLGPYAHRDGPSYQWVPFQGRVPYPRPGTCPSKTFGGFDTTKDLPDEVVQFARSHPAMFNPVYPINNRPIIVKTDVDYQFTQIVVDKVEAEDGLYDVMFIGTDAGTILKVVSIPRGSWHDLEEVLLEEMTVFREPAAITAMELSTKQQQLYLGSDIGVSQMPLHRCEVYGKACAECCLARDPYCAWDGTECSRYFPMAKRRTRRQDIRNGDPLTQCSDLQHHDELSGQSTLQDKTVYGVENSSTFLECSPKSQRATTYWQYQSTTDDHKQEIQSEERFIHTEQGLLIRALNKKDSGIYLCQAVEHGFMQTVLKVNLEVIDTERLEDLLHRDEEAASAPAHEFSSSRETPNQRLWYRDFLSLVNHPTLNSVDEFCEQVWKRERKHKRQKSHLVQKVQLHQQQQQKTATSPRNHMHAQGLAAKWKHLQERQKGRNRRTHELERAPRSV; from the exons ACATGTTGGAGTCTAACAACCTTGTGACATTTGAAGGCCTACCCAACAGCTCGGCTTACCACACCTTCCTGTTGGATGAGGAGAAAGGAAGACTAGTAGTTGGAGCCAAGGACCACATCTTCTCTTTTAATCTTCTCAATATCAGCAAAGAGTTTGCACAG ATCCCTTGgccagcttcttccaccagaaGAGATGAATGCAAGTGGGCAGGAAAAGATCTCTCG AGAGAATGCTCAAATTTTGTGAAGGTGCTGCAGCCATTCAACCAGACCCATGTCTATGTGTGTGGGACAGGAGCCTTCCACCCTGTGTGCTCCTACCTGGACGTGGGCAAGAAATCAGAG GACAGTGTTTTCAGACTTGAGCCCCACGTGGAAAATGGGCGTGGGAAGAGTCCCTATGATCCCAAGCTGCTCACTGCATCCATGCTAATTG ATGGAGAACTGTATGCAGGAACATCAGCTGATTTCATGGGGCGGGACTTTGCCATCTTTCGTACTCTTGGAAAGCATCACCCAATCAGAACAGAGCAGCATGACTCCCGATGGTTAAATG ATCCTAGGTTTTTAGGCATTCATCTTATTTCAGAGAGTGACAACCCAGAAGATGACAAAATCTACCTGTTCTTCAGAGAAAATGCTATAGACGGAGAGCATACTGGAAAGGCCACACATGCTCGCGTCGGACAGCTCTGCAAa AATGACCTGGGAGGTCACAGGAGTCTGGTAAATAAATGGACAACCTTCTTGAAAGCTCGACTTATTTGCTCTGTGCCCGGGAATAATGGAATAGACACACACTTTGATGAATTAC AGGATGTTTTTCTCATGAGCACAAAAGATCCCAAGAGCCCAGTTGTGTATGCAGTATTCACTACTTCCAG CAACATCTTCAAAGGTTCAGCTGTGTGTATGTACAGCATGACAGACATCAGAAGAGTGTTCCTGGGTCCGTACGCCCACAGAGATGGGCCCAGCTATCAGTGGGTGCCCTTCCAGGGACGTGTTCCCTATCCACGACCTGGCACA TGCCCGAGCAAGACATTTGGTGGATTTGACACAACAAAGGACCTCCCCGATGAAGTTGTGCAGTTTGCCAGAAGCCATCCAGCCATGTTCAACCCTGTCTACCCCATTAATAATCGACCAATCATAGTCAAAACAGATGTGGACTACCAGTTCACCCAGATAGTGGTGGACAAAGTCGAGGCAGAAGATGGCCTTTACGATGTTATGTTCATAGGCAcag ATGCGGGAACAATTCTGAAAGTGGTGTCCATCCCCAGAGGCTCCTGGCATGACTTAGAGGAAGTCCTATTAGAAGAAATGACCGTTTTCAGA gAGCCTGCAGCCATTACAGCTATGGAACTATCTACAAAACAG cAACAACTCTACCTGGGTTCAGACATCGGGGTCTCGCAGATGCCTCTGCATCGTTGTGAGGTTTATGGGAAGGCTTGTGCTGAATGCTGCTTGGCAAGAGACCCTTATTGTGCATGGGATGGCACAGAATGCTCCAGATACTTTCCCATGGCTAAGAG gagAACAAGGAGGCAAGATATCAGGAATGGAGACCCACTCACACAGTGCTCAGATCTGCAACACCATG ATGAGTTAAGTGGGCAGTCAACCCTCCAGGATAAAACTGTGTACGGTGTGGAGAACAGCAGCACTTTCCTGGAGTGTAGTCCAAAGTCCCAGAGAGCTACGACATACTGGCAGTATCAATCCACAACGGATGACCACAAACAAGAG ATTCAATCAGAGGAGCGCTTTATCCACACCGAGCAGGGCCTCCTGATTCGCGCACTTAACAAGAAGGATTCAGGCATTTATCTGTGCCAGGCAGTGGAACATGGCTTCATGCAGACAGTTCTAAAAGTTAACTTAGAGGTCATTGACACGGAGCGTCTGGAAGATCTTCTGCATCGTGATGAAGAAGCAGCTAGTGCCCCTGCCCATGAATTTTCCTCTTCTAGAGAAACTCCCAATCAAAGGCTGTGGTACAGGGACTTCCTCTCTTTGGTCAATCACCCAACTCTAAATAGTGTGGACGAGTTCTGCGAGCAAGTTTGGAAACGGGAGAGGAAGCACAAGAGGCAAAAATCTCACTTGGTACAGAAAGTGCAACTAcatcagcaacagcagcagaagactgcGACGAGTCCTCGCAACCACATGCATGCTCAAGGGCTGGCAGCCAAGTGGAAACACCTGCAAGAGAGGCAAAAGGGTCGCAACCGCAGGACCCATGAACTGGAGAGGGCTCCCCGCAGTGTGTGA